In Phreatobacter cathodiphilus, the genomic window CCCGACGGCGCGCCGCTCTATGCCGGCCGCGGCCGCGACATTCCGCCGGCGGAGGCCGCGGCGCGGGTGGCGGCGGGCGAGCCCCATGCGCTGAGGCTCGACATGGCGACGGCCATGGCGCGGCTGGCGGGCCCGCTGAGCTGGACCGAGACGGATGCGACCGGCCGGCCGCAGCGGGTGGTGACGGCACAGCCCGAGCGCTGGGGCGACATCGTCCTCGCCCGCAAGGAACTCGCCACCAGCTATCACCTCGCCGTCGTCACCGACGATGCGCTGCAGGGGGTGACCCATGTGGTGCGTGGCGAGGACCTGTTCGAGGCCACCGCCGTCCACCGGCTGCTGCAGGACCTCCTCGGGCTTCCCGCCCCTCTCTACCGCCACCATGGCCTCGTGCTGGGGCCCGATGGGAAGAAGCTGTCAAAGAGCGACCAGGCGGAGGGATTTCGGGGGCTGCGGGAGGCGGGCCTGACGGCCGGGGACCTTCGGCGGCAGTTGGGGTTCTAACGAGGCCCACTCGGGCCAGAGATGAAGCGTCGCCTCCGCGTCATGCCCGGCCTTGTGCGGGGCATCCACGAATTCCCTGGAGGGCGGTGGTCAAGTCGTGGGTGCCCGGGATCAACCCGGGCATGGCGGCAAGGGTGGCGGATCAATCGTGGGCCTGCCGTGTCCGTTCGCGCCCTCAGATCGCCCGGCCGGCCGCCGCCCAGTAGGGATCGCGCAGGCGGCGCTTGAAGATCTTGCCCGAATCCTCGCGTGGCAGGTCGTCGCGGATTTCGATATGCCGCGGCAGCTTGTAGTCGGCAATGCGGGTGGACAGCTCCGCCTTGAGTGCCGCCGGGTCGATCTCCACCCCGGGCTGCGGCGCAATCACCGCCATGATGC contains:
- the gluQRS gene encoding tRNA glutamyl-Q(34) synthetase GluQRS: MAAAHHPIADRPVLRFAPSPNGLLHLGHARSALENERMAAALGARLLLRIEDIDRTRCRPEFEAAMIEDLAWLRIAFETPYRRQSEHLADHAAMLARLAAMGLVYPSFESRAELKSLAAARAAESGRPWPADPDGAPLYAGRGRDIPPAEAAARVAAGEPHALRLDMATAMARLAGPLSWTETDATGRPQRVVTAQPERWGDIVLARKELATSYHLAVVTDDALQGVTHVVRGEDLFEATAVHRLLQDLLGLPAPLYRHHGLVLGPDGKKLSKSDQAEGFRGLREAGLTAGDLRRQLGF